DNA sequence from the Orcinus orca chromosome 2, mOrcOrc1.1, whole genome shotgun sequence genome:
agacctggcgcaaccaaataaataaataaataagtctgtcatacagagtgaagtaagtcagaaagagaaaaacaaataccctacgctaatgcatatatgtggaatctaaaaaactggtatgaacctagtggcagggcaggaataaagatggagacgtagagaatggacttgaggacacggggcggggaagggaagctgggatgaagtgagagagtagcattgacatatatacactaccaaacgtaaaatggatggctagtgggaagctgctgcatagcacagggagatcagctcagtgctttgtgaccacctagaggggtgggatagggagggtgggagagaggctcaagagggaggggacatggggatatatgtatacatatagctgattcattctgttgtatagcagaaactaatacaacattgtaaagcagatatattccaataaagatgaaagaaaaaaaacccttgaccaatacaggtttgaactgcatagATCCACTTACATGTGAATTTTTTCCAGTAAAAACtacaatactaaaaaaaaaaacaaactgataaaaaatttattttaatcaataaGATGCTGGTATAAATGAGGAAAGCCTAAGAAAGAAATGATGTCAATTTAATGCATTTCCTCTGCCCATGAGCCTGGCTCCAGATACAAACATCTACATCCAAGCTCCCTTAAAACACACAAGGAAAGCCAAATTCTGATTCTCCAATTTCAATACAGGGCCAGAAACCACATGACAGTGCAGACAAATATGTTATGAAGAAACTGCTGGTGATGTTCATGGCTatgatcactttatttttttaattctattcatTGCCTGGCACACtgcaaaagcacaaacaacatgAATTAAATTGTTTAAATGGTTGGTTCAACTATGTTTAAAAATGCAGgactgatgaagaaattaagagtTCAAAGCAACTGTTTAGCAGAAgccaaacataaaattttaaggtAGTACGTCATGCTTTAAAATGTAAACGTTTACCAGATTAAGAAATCAGAGTAAAATATAATTCCTCAGCCTGAAAATTTCCCtgattgaaaaaaagaacaaccccACTGGCTATACAGGTTGAGTTAAATGCCACCATTAAGACTACAGCGAGAAGCACAGTGTGTGAGGAAGTCATATCTGTCATTTcttaaaatgccattttattaCTGCACACTTCTCTGTCATGAGTGTGAGTCCCACCAGTTGAGCTGCACTCATCAGCACAGCAGTGAGGGCAAGAGCACGATTGTGTGCCCACAGCTCCCGATTATGGCTGCCTCAGAGTTCAACCAGGGTAATGCCAAACAAATAGTATGAGAAGtgtactttttaagaaattaatctGAGTTGAgctatttttgaaatataaaaattggttgtattttttaaagctataattCTTGTAGACGTCTTGTGGTTAAAAATTTGACTGTGCTTATTAAAAATGGTTATCTATGTTTTGCACTTCAGCTTTGTGAAAAATAAAGTTCCTGTGGGATGGTGAAAAAAGAACAGTTCCTAAACTGCAAACATGAATATAAGGTAGCTATATTCCTTATTCTGCCAGtcagagcaaaataaataatggtaaGTTAAAAAGCAAGTCTCCAtgtcaagagaaaacaaaagaaagtgaaTATGAAGCCTATATAAAAAGTGCTCAAAAGGTCAATGTAAACCTTGTAACAGTGAGCAGTCAGCCACTCAAGGCCTGAAGGAAATCCCCCTGCAAGTGGCTATCGATATAAACATAGCCTGAAAGCCTAAGGCAAAGCATGAGCTCCAGTGAATTAATCCCTAGGCTACAACGTGGAATGGGCTAcatgctgttttccattttaGTCTGTGGGAAGTCCAGAGCCATACTATCTAATGGTGAACCTGGGGATACTGCTTAATTTATACTTAAGtatcagagtttttatttttctttaaaaatgtacacgAATATTAACAAGCATTATTTTCACACAGAACATATTAAAGAGATGAACATGTTGGCATGGGCTCTGTGGTTTGGTTATGCACGCCTGTACGAAATCCAAACAGCTCAAGGAGCTACCTAGCACTGAGGCACACACTGCAAGTGGTTGCTAATACTCAAGTTATAGGAAGAGATACATCACCTTTGTACAACCAGCTTTGCGAAACTACGCACACTGGACGCCAGCGAACACTGCCCGTGCGTCTTGCTAAAAAGCCACGAGGAAGACTGAACAACACTCTTGTTTCTGCTGCTGCCTCTATATATCTTGCCTGGGTGACCATAAATACTTACTGCTTGGGCATAGGCACTGAGGGCTTGCTGGGAGATCTTAGGGTTCTGGCCAGTATTAAAGTAAAGAGAAAGGTACGCATTCCCCagaatatctgaaagagaaacacagGGTTCCGCATGTAAGGAGCTTGAAGTTGCCACTCAATCCTAACAAGGAAAAGGCCGAACAGACTAAAAAATCCACAACTCTTCTTGGATGCATAAGAAAGGGGATAacacagggcaaactgctgcccCCAAAATTGGAGAGACAGGTGAATACAGGGAGTTATGGCTTAGCAGAGCAGAAACTTATGAGCTACCACAGGAACACTGCtggggtaggaaaacctgaactgaaATTGACGAattctggaggctcagtgtggacaagccCAGGGGTCCCAGTCACAAGGGAGTCCCCACAATATTGTGAGATTTACCTCCAGGAACTCAACCAGATTCCCACAGCAAATATCGGAGAAGAACACCCTCATATTTCCAGCAGAGGGAGGGGGCAAAGAAGCTTTTTTGAAATATGCCAGAacactctcttcttcttcttcttgtttttgtgggttttttggccacatcacatggcttatgggatctcagttccccgaccagggattgaacccaggccatggcaatgAAAGCCTGTGATCTTAACCACTAgcctaccagggaactcccaagcaCTCcattcttaacaaggcctgccctcaggagaaactaatTAACCAGAGTCTAACCTGCTATCAGTTATCAGAGGGTAACTGACCTAAGGAagagaaatacccaactccaacccactctagccatcctgtcccacctaagggGGTTGcgggggaagagaaaaaaactaagaaactCAATGATGGATCATCTCAGAGCTCAAGTTCAAAGTATAAATATTTTGGTTACCCTCAAAAGTCTATATGAAAGGCCCCACGTATGAAACAAACCATTGATGACACTAAACTTACAAGTATACCCAAAATTCCACTGGGATAAAGAGGCAAACATGGACACAAAGGAGAAACTACAACAGACTGCACAAAAGCCCTGCCTTGCTTATATGGAAACATAAGCCTCCTCTCTTGGATGAAAAGGTCCAAGAGTTCCTAGAATAGTGGTTCATCAAAATATCTTTTGGGTTTCTTCAAAGCAAAGATGCCCTGGCTTCACACTTATTGGAGTCAGACTCAATAGATGGGCTCCAGATGATTCTGGTGTGCAGCcacagttgagaaccactgctctagaaactTGCCGGAGATCTTTTGAGAGCACTCACACCAAGAGCGGCCATCAAGGATGTCCATCTGCACAGCCAACTTAGCCTGTCGGACACTGTCCATGACATGGCGAGAATGTTCATCTCCAGAGTCAGTCCGCAGTTGGCGAAGCACCATTGACAGGTTTTGAAGGGAGACTTTGTTCTTGCACTGCAAATGCAGAAGGCGTATATTGAACCTTTGTGATTCTAGTTCCCCTCTCCAGATCTACTCTATCtcaatcttattttaatttttcatcttaattcttACTGCCATCTGTGTCTTAGACCCCCATTTACAGAACCAACTTGGTTGCTAACTTTTCTTCACTTCTCATCTACCCCTGAACCTGATCCCAtcatcttcttcctttctcagtCCCCTGTCCCTGTTTCTCCCACTTCTGATTCTGTTCTCCTAGTTCCAGTACAATTCTACTCTGGTATTCATGATCTAGGGAAACTCACAGAACCAAAGAAATCCCATCCTTCCCATCTGTGTTTTCCAAGGGCATAGTGGGTGGCTCACATGGGTGAGAGCTCCTGAGAAGCAGGTGTGGGCAGCTGCAACATCCCCTTTTTTCCAGTACACCTCACCCAGCTGGTTCCAGGCTTCCACCAGCTTGGGCTCCAGCTTCACAGCCTTTGACAGAAGCTCCTCAGCCTTAGGGCTATAGTTAGGAGTCACATTCAGTGCCTTCCCAGTTAGCATCAGAACCTGTGCCTTGCCCTGGACAGAAcctaggaggaagggaaaagaaaagtggAAAGGAAAGTGGAAACCCAGGCAGTCTTACAGGTAAGACTAGAGTACTCTCTCAAGGAATAACCCCATGCCAGTTCTAGGAATGAAATAATTGAGAAAATCTTCATGAacaaatcatttattgaaaacctaCCACATGCAGTGTACTGTTAGAAAACAGGGTACCAAAGAAAGCATTACCCCTACCTTTGAGGGGCTTACAATCTAGTGGAGAGGACAATGCATATCCAtggaaaatcaaaaaaacaatgaCAAGGAGCAGATGGCATACACCCAGTGAATGGACTTTACAaagtgaaaaggagaaaagacaagacACTCCAGGGAGAAAAATGACGTAAACAAAGAGGCAGAAATACATGTGGCATGTTAGTGGGAGAATGGATGGTTCAACctgaatgaaacaaaaagttCCTTTGTAAGTAGGTAGTCAGAGGTaagggtaggaaaaaaaaagtcacacaatGGAGACTTGAATACCAAGTGAAGAGGTCTGGACTTCAATCCGTCAAAAGTAGGAATCTTTGAAGATACTTGAGCAGACAGGCAGACAAGGAATGAGAGTAAATGCATGAAGTAAGGATTTAGAAACATAATGGCCATGGTCATTATTTAAGTTGATTTGGAAGTAAAAGAAATTAGAGGCAGAAAGGTCAGTTAAGAAGATTACTGCAATAGTAATCAAGCAACAAGCATGCTCTTTTTTATTTCATGGCACTGGGAAATGGAGTTTAGAGAGCTGAAAGGCTGCCATCCTTGCACAGGCACCTTTAGAAGAAATATTCTGTTGTACCATCTTGTGGCAGCCACAAATAGGATACCAAAGAATCTACAGAGAGAGCAAAACTCCATCACATTTCAGTGAGGGACCAGGGGTTGGCATGTTCTTTTGGGACTCATACCCACTACTTCCTCCATCTGCTGCAGGgtcttctccatctcctcccgCACATCCTGTTGCTTCCTCCCAGCATCCTCAACACTGTGTGTCTCGAAATAGCACTCTCGAAATGAATAGAGCCGATCCACCAGTTCCTAGGAAGTATAAGAACGGTACCATTAAGTGCAGAGAATACCAGACAAGTAAACTTGAGATTGGCGAGCCATACCAGCTTTTGGCCTGGAAATGCTGATTCTCTACCTTACCTAGGAATGACACAAGAGGCAGATGGACAGGTCTATCAAAATACCACAGATCGTGAAGGAAAGTAGCCCAGCCCACTCTCACACTGTCCCAAGCCAGTCTGCACCGTCATGATACTTCTCTCCTCCAAGATCCAGCAGAGCTTCCAAAATGACTAAGCACTTCACATACCATAGTCAGGAGGGAGGAAACGCTTTGCAACTTGAGATAAAACAAAGTTAATAAGATCATCCTATCTGGTACTGGTCCCCAAAGTGTAAAACTTcgaaatttacctttttaaaactgGACTTCCTAACAAAAACAATACCTTACCCCTGATTATTCCTATGTCGGTGTCTGAAAATACATAACCACTGTGAACATGACAAACAAGTAAGAGTCGTTTTCCACAACAAACAGACCAATTTAAGCTTGATAACCttggtattttttttacagaGTTTTGATTCTTTAAACACTTGTgctattgtttgttttatttttgtcaagTCACCTTCTGGCTCTCTTGCATTCTTTCCAAGTAAatgttctctttcctcttttaaatATCTCTATCTCTGAGTCTTCCTGGGACACCAGTCAAAGCTTTTCCATTATCTAGTCTTTTCCTAAAACAAAACAGCAGCAGAAAGGTATAATCTAATCCTACCAAGTCTTATCAACCACCTCCACATCACATCCCAAATCCATCCACCTGTCTCCATCTCTCTATGACTATCCTCATTACTTGCCTGGACCATTTCAATAGCTTCTTAACTGGTCATCCTGCTTCTACTCTTTCCCATTCTCCTCACTATAGCTGGAGTGGCCTTACAGAATTGTACCTCATGTCACAACACTCAGATAGTTTCCCACTGCAGACAGAATAAAATCCAACTCCTTATTACGGCCTAGAAGACTGTAAGATCTGACCTCCCACCATTCATCCTGACACAGACTTCTTATCACTCTCCTACAATTCTCAAGCCACACTGGCTTTCATCTAGTTCCTCAAATCCACTAAGCCTAATCCTtagcttttccctctgcctggacatTCTTTCTCCTGACCTTTGCATGGCTCATTTCTCATCATTATTTAGATCTCAGTTCAAATATCAATTTTTCAGAGAGGCTCTCCCTGACTACCCAAACTAAAGTAACCCTTTCCTCCTCCGCCCCACTGTTAAATCACACTCTTACCTTCCTTCATGGTACTTATTTGAAATTATGTGGCCTATTCATTAATCATCCACTGTCTATCTCCaccactggaatgtaagctccatgatggGAGTATCTTAATCGGTTTTGTTTAGAGCTATACCTGAGCACTACCAGAGGGTGTGGGACATGATAGGCTCTcattaaataaatcaatgaatctCCCTTTCTCTAACAAATACTTATGTACTCTACTTAATTTAAAATCCTACCCAGAATGGAGAAGTTAGACTATCACTTTCTGCAGCAGTGCTTTTCAAGTTGTGTTGCGTGTATTATTTCCAGGACCCAGGCTACAGACATTCTGATGTTAGTGGTTTTAGCAGAACCCAAAatgctgcattttaacaagcacccTGCATGACTTTAATAAAAATGATCTGTAAAACACACTTTGAGAAAAATCGTTTTATATATTCCTTCTAACTTAAAATGTCTGTAACAATGAAATAAAGTTTACCACCATTCCTATGAATAGCAACATCAccatccttttcctctctctactGCATTCTCCTATTCCATCCCTGCACCTTCCCCACTCACCCCCAAGATACGCCAGGTATCCTCTACCTAGCTGCTTAGGGCATCTACCACAAATCAAAGCAGGAAAAGACAGCTCTCAGCAAATACTACAACCCATTTCCTTTTATCCTGCAATCAGCACAGCTACACATTAAGAATTATAGAAAAGgtcttattgtttgtttttagttgttATAGCAAACATGTAAgaaattgtttgattttgttgttggtttgttttcctAGAGTGAacgtttttaataacttttttctcatggcaaaaatcaatatatattaGTTGTTAAAATTCAaataggtacatgtaaaatagAAAAGGTTAAAAATTCCTCATAATTATCCCAATAACCTCAGAGATAACCACTGCTTAGTTAACCTTTTCAGGATTTTCTctacatatacacaaacatacatacacaaacaatGTTTGTAATATGGAGTCAGGATTGAGAATCTCTGATTTCAGTCAGTCACACTagtgaataaaattaaattaattagggcttccctggtggcgcagtggttgagagtccgcctgccgatgccggggacacgggttcgtgccccggaccgggaagatcccacgtgccgtggggcggctgggcccgtgagccatggccactgggcctgcgcgtccggagcctgtgctctgcagtgggagaggccacagcagtgagaggcccgcgtaccgcaaaaaaaaaaaaaaaaaaaattaaagtaatcaAAGTCAACTGGATGTGAAATAAAGTTCACACTCTAAAAAGCGTTATTATTTTAATCTGCTCAGGAAACAAAGAAATCTCACCAATGTTTAAACTTTTGCAGTAGAAGCCTTTAAGAAAGTTACAAGCCTGTCATAAGCCTAATGTTTAAATTTCAGGCTGTCTTAGAACACAAAAAACTCAGTTTCTGAGGTTTAAGAAAAATCTTCGGTCATCAAAAGAAAGGTAAAGAACCAAGCAATTAGTTAGCTCCTACCTACCAAGTACAAAAGACTGTCCCACTCACCACAGTCAACTGTGGACTGGGTGAAGTCTGGAGACTTCTGCCCCAGGCCCCAAACTGGAATTGCACAGTGTGCAAAAAATCAAAACTGTGAAGTTCTAAGGGGAGTAACCAGAATACACGCGGTGCAAGCCACTACTGTGATCGCTGCCAATTTGAAAGCATAAAAGTACTGGTCTTTGTGGGGATCAAAACAACATGCGATAGGTAACAGCTCCTGCAGATCTGCCAAACACAagtgtatgctatttgttgtgagtgaattgaggggaaaaaaaattcccaagaaTGTACAGGAATAAAGTTAGCAATAAATCCTCTTCCCAACAGGTCTGAAATTGAGTGCAGTCAGGTCAGCAGCAGGCGGTCCCAACAAACTGGCTGCGCCCGTCCCCTGCCCGGGACGTCCCCTGCCCGGGACCTCCCCTAGCCAGCTGCGGCTGCACCTTCGGGAGTTGTTATAGTAACCACACAGACACCAGCGGCGGGTATATGTCAAGAAATTCGAAGGCACTGCATAAACTGGGCTCTCTACTTCCTCCCGAGTAAGACAGAGTTTAATCTATGGCTTCACCTGCAATTTCGGGAAAATCTCCTtgacttcttcctcttcctcagccaTCATTTCCCAGACACCCTTAGCTTCTCCGCCCCCAACTTTATAACCACAGAGACGCATACCCGTCCCCACCATGGAGCCACAGCGACATCTAGAGCTCTGGAGGCTTACCGCGCCTGAGTTTTCAAAGAAGCTGGTTTTGAGCTGGTTTTCAAAGAAGGGCGTCGCTCCAAACCTAATTAACCCAATGCCTATAGCTCAAAGGAAATGGTCTGCAATCACTTTCGAATTCATAAACTTGTTTCTTTTCCAAATCCTGTAAACAAAATATTCTCAGATTGAGTGTATACATATTATTGTTTCGTATCTTCCTATTTATTTATACCAAGATTATAataccccaaaaaagaaaacaagctaaGACAGTGGATGCCTGTGTtgttaagtttaaaattttacaggAAATGTAGTACAATGGTAAGGTAACTTGTCTGAATGTTTTCCAGGCCTTACAGTGATTTTCTATACATGaggaattttatgattttgaacACACTATCCTAATAAATCTACTGCACTTGGGATGGTATTAAGAAAGccatcacgggcttccctggtggcgcagtggttgagagtccacctgccgatgcaggagacacgggctcgtgccccggtccacggagcggctgggcccgtgagccatggccgctgagcctgcgcgtccagagcctgtgatccgcagcgggagaggccacaacagtgagaggccgcgtaccgcaaaaaaaaaagaaagccatcaCTAATACACTAATAGTATATGTATTAGTACACTAATAATGCTTATATATTGATAGGCTTTATCCCCAagggtatttaaaaaaacaatgtctCTGGAGAGGGAAATAGGGGGACTGAGGGTTGTCTAGGCAAAGAACATTCTTTTCACTGGGTACACTTTTGAATGTTTTATCATGTACatgtattacctattcaaaaacaaacataatttttattaaaaattttttaaaaatatatttatttatttttggctgcgttgggtcttcattgctgcacgtgggtttctctagctgcagtgagtgggggctgctcttcgttgcggtgtgcgggcttctcattgcggtggcttctcttgttgtggagcatgggctctagacacatgggctcagtagttgtggctcacgggatctagagcgcaacctcggtagctgtggcacaggggcttagttgctacgcagcacgtaggatcttctcggaccagggctcgaacctgtgtcccgagGTGGacacaggtggattcttaacctctgtgctaccagggaagttcccaaacataatttttacataaaaaagtATTTGCTTCCACATAGACTATCTCTGAAAGAGACACAAGACACTGGGAACAGTAATTGCTTCCAGAAAGGGGAAGTGAGTGGTTGGGGAATAGGGGTGAAAGGTAGAATTTTCactctgtgaattttttttgtaccttttgaattcGTACCATATGAATGTATTAAAcacttaaataacttttttttaagtaccaTGTAATAGTCCACCAGagtttttctttacctttcagTTTTAATTATAGCTTACTCACACTTCAAACTGATTCTGTGAACCTAacaaaggaagaagcaaagaTTCAGGGCAGAACTCATGAATGtacaaaaattatttcttcaaatcattttttaacaaaatttaaaacttcatagGGCAGAAAAAACTTTGCAATCTATAAAATCTGTGTAATTAGCAATGAAAtagggaaaaatgtttttaagcttTTAAGTCAAGATTTTTTTCATCCTCTTTCTCAGACACCATTTTAACTTTGGGGTTCAGTAAAAAATAGTTTTGAAGAGATTTTATATTCTATACccctaaagaagaaaacattactTGCTTGCTATTAAATTATGTAAAGCAAGGGCATTCACTTGCCTTTCTGCaataactaaatataaaatatcctCAAATGATTTCAGTATGACTTTTATTACCTAAAAAACAATGGAATTTGGAATTTAGGGTAATTCCATTGTAGTTCCTCCCAAACCAGTAACAATAAATCATAAAATCTAAGAGGTAGAAAAGGCTGTAAGGATAATTTAATTCAatccctcactttacagatgtagaaacaaaggCCCAGGAAATTTAAACTCAAACTTGCACAactaacaaatggaaaaaaaaaaaaactggaacctTGATCTTCTTCCTCCCAACCAGTATACTTTCATGTCTTGCCTCTAATAGGATGTAAAGTTACTGAAAGTGTCCTTCAAATTTCTTTCTTGGCTctacattttaaataagtttCCTGTGATAGTAGTCAGAAATGATCactatttaataaagaaaaacaaggaataaatcgttaaaagtattttaattagtATAATCTCTTGAGATCAACAACACAATGGTAAGTTTTCTGCAGTAGAAGTGCATTTCTAAATAAGTAGACCCAGGGCAACAGCTAGCAAAAGGGtaaagaaagtaattttattctaaaataaatgccaaaaagtCAACTTTACAAAATAACTTTATCaatgtgaattatttttaaatagaaataggaACTAAACATACATGCATCAAATTGTACCTTCATTCACTGACATGAGCACACCTCCAAACAAGTTAATACAAGGgcaaatacattaaatatatacaaataaatgtacACACCCAAGTAACAAGCTACAGGCTCACTCACTATTTCCTGAAACCAAAATCTTCACATAAACATACTGCCAAATGCAGCAAAAAAACAATgtaaaggaacatacatatacatgtatgtataaatacCAGAACCCAAAGTGACATGTAGCCATATAACATAGGTGCTTATATAGTATGTTTAAAAACATGGCCTATTCAGAAATACCCCAGACAGAAACAAATAGTGATCTACAAAACACCCAATAATACTGTAAGCTTTTCACTACCAGTGAAAACTCAACAGTTCACCCTAAAATTGAGTTTAATAAAACGCTTACACCTTaaagaatagaaacagaaaaggaaacctgATTCTAAAGCCACCCACCACTGCCACTGAATCTCTTATAAGTTGAAAATGTGAAGACAACTTCGAAGACTCAATACAAACACAGAGAGGGTGGTGACTCCTATCTAAAACAAAGATTATTTACTAAATGAAATCACTGAAAGTAAACAGAGAAACATTCTGTAAGGTGAACtaaattctttttactttaaaggCCCTGCTAGAGACTTGCTGCTGCTCTAATTCATTACTTGGGGAGGCAAAACTAAAAAAGCTGTTGGTGGGTTCAGGTGCTGTGGGAGAACCCACAAAAAATGGTCTGAACTGAAAATCTCCATCTCCACCACCCCGATTTCGAACTGGTGTACTGTCCAAAGGAAACCTGGAGTTGTTCCCTAGGAGAAAAATAAGGGAAGAACTTAAGCATCTATTTCCTTACAGATCTTttggaacaaaaagacaaagtcattcaataaatattgtaaCAGAACTCAACTCCTATGAGATGGATAAAACATAAAGCTTGGATAAAGAAAAGGACTATGATGGTCCCCTCCCCTGACCACagtatatataccacaccttcttctGTGTGCAGTTTCCAATGATAGCCATTATCTCATCACCAAAAGTAATTTAACGCAATGAAATACTTTAGTAGAGCTAGAATTTATAGTACTACAATTTCATTCATTATCTATTAATCTATATCAAAGGAATAACATatgtattcgtgtgtgtgtgtaaactttTGTTTAAGAACAAATCTTTTTTTAGGATTTCCATAAACACTCTGGAAAACATATGACAACCATGAAAACCTGGCACATATTTATGACCCGAGATCAATTAGAATAGCCTTAAGAAAAATTGTACAATAGATCtaataaaataagcatttaacAACTTCCACTGAACGCATCCTTGGCTTTAGTTACATAACTAAAGGAGAATGCTGACTATATCTGCTTCAAGCCAACAATGGTAGCAAGAGGTAAAAGTATTAAAAAGGTAAGTGTGCACAAAAAGAGGAACAGGTAAGAACCGGTGAAAATGAAAGAGATTGAAATAAATGTGGATCGTGACAAGGAAAAACTAGGAACACCTATAATGCCCACAAACAATAATACTTTGATTGACTAAATTATATGATTAACTGAAAATTAAGAAGAAACTTATTTTTGTTTCGATTCTCATATCTGATATTTTTCATCTCATTACTTCATGCCTTTTCTGGGACATCGTCTCCTCCCccacaataaaattcaaaaaatgagGTTTTATAAAAATCCAgctcaaga
Encoded proteins:
- the TTC5 gene encoding tetratricopeptide repeat protein 5 isoform X2; the encoded protein is MMAEEEEEVKEIFPKLQELVDRLYSFRECYFETHSVEDAGRKQQDVREEMEKTLQQMEEVVGSVQGKAQVLMLTGKALNVTPNYSPKAEELLSKAVKLEPKLVEAWNQLGEVYWKKGDVAAAHTCFSGALTHCKNKVSLQNLSMVLRQLRTDSGDEHSRHVMDSVRQAKLAVQMDILDGRSWYILGNAYLSLYFNTGQNPKISQQALSAYAQALHKYEENYGEALEGFSRAAALDPAWPEPQQREQQLLDFLNRLTSLLESKGKVKTRKLQSMLGSLRPAHLGPCGDGHYQSASGQKVTLERKPLSALQPGVNSGAVVLGKVVFSLTTEEKVPFTFGLVDSDGPCCAVMVYNMVQSWGVLIGDSVAIPEPNLRLHRIQHKGKDYSFSSVRVETPLLLVVNGKPQGSSSQAAATVASRPQCE